The following are encoded in a window of Impatiens glandulifera chromosome 5, dImpGla2.1, whole genome shotgun sequence genomic DNA:
- the LOC124940534 gene encoding nuclear transcription factor Y subunit A-7-like, which yields MSNLTVNCPSWWNSHESQYYTSSTNHVNFEVGSLIPNYHGDVNEDKYFGFQQSNKFPTQPSASKGIRWKGMTSGVRTNSLESDVCYGKNNEDLVFNFMNHPDFVTNPTKVDFVHSMGCIPYNHIPDPCFNALYTPYGQPQSIQSDVMGITTAERVPLPSSLVDEFGPVYVNAKQYHGIIRRRKIRSKLESENKLVKSRKRYLHESRHLHALNRARGSGGRFLSTKKGRETKSKMITNFSGMVANEESIQFHHPSNLSDMMMTNTDGGGDVMMICPLTGQRFSGLPPTGMMGKGAHNCAPIVR from the exons ATGTCAAATTTAACTGTTAATTGCCCTTCATGGTGGAATTCACATGAAAGTCAATATTACACTTCCTCTACCAATCACGTAAATTTTGAAGTGGGATCCTTAATCCCAAACTATCACGGGGATGTCAATGAAGACAAGTATTTTGGATTTCAACAATCCAACAAATTCCCAACTCAACCATCTGCTTCTAAGGGCATAAGATGGAAGGGGATGACTTCTGGAGTAAGAACCAATTCACTAGAATcag ATGTATGTTATGGAAAGAACAATGAGGATCTAGTATTTAACTTCATGAATCATCCTGATTTCGTTACTAATCCTACGAAAGTTGATTTTGTCCATTCCATG GGTTGTATACCATATAATCATATCCCTGATCCATGTTTCAATGCGTTATACACTCCTTATGGACAACCACAATCCATT CAATCAGATGTTATGGGAATAACAACAGCAGAACGTGTACCTTTGCCTTCTTCTCTTGTTGATGAATTTGGTCCGGTTTATGTGAATGCAAAGCAATACCATGGAATTATCAGGAGGAGGAAGATACGATCAAAGCTGGAGTCTGAAAACAAACTTGTTAAATCTCGGAAG CGGTATCTACATGAATCGCGACATCTTCATGCTCTTAATAGGGCTAGGGGATCCGGTGGGAGGTTTCTTAGCACTAAAAAAGGTAGAGAAACTAAGTCGAAAATGATCACGAATTTTAGTGGTATGGTTGCAAATGAGGAATCAATACAGTTTCATCATCCATCAAATCTCAGTGACATGATGATGACAAATACAGACGGCGGAGGAGATGTTATGATGATTTGTCCACTGACTGGTCAAAGGTTTTCGGGTCTTCCTCCTACCGGAATGATGGGAAAAGGAGCACATAACTGCGCTCCAATTGTCCGGTAA